Proteins co-encoded in one Bacillus sp. FSL H8-0547 genomic window:
- the katG gene encoding catalase/peroxidase HPI: METNNSQDQKSHTAAGQCPFTGAQGGHADSAITTSRKPGGTTNKDWWPNMLNLGILRQHDKKSNPFGEDFNYKEEFSKLDYDALKQDLHNLMTDSQDWWPADYGHYGPFFIRMSWHAAGTYRTADGRGGGAFGSQRFAPLNSWPDNVNLDKARRLLWPIKQKYGNKISWADLLVLTGNVALESMGLKTFGFGAGREDIWHPEEDVYWGNEKEWLADNRYSGDRELENPLAAVQMGLIYVNPEGPNGKPDPMGSARDIRDTFYRMGMNDEETVALIAGGHTFGKAHGAGDPSLVGDDPEAATLETQGFGWLSKHGKGKGRDTISSGVEGAWTANPTKWDNGYFEQLLGYEWKLTKSPAGAYQWEAVDLPESHMAPDAEDESIKVKTMMTTADMALRTDPDYEKISRRFYENPEEFEDAFSRAWFKLLHRDMGPKVRYWGPEVPQEDLIWQDPIPAADYTLSDAEILDLKEKILNSGLSVSELVKTAWASASTYRGSDMRGGANGARVRLAPQKDWEANEPAELTRALDAYESLQSQLDKKVSLADLIVLGGSAAIEKAAKDAGFDVVVPFTPGRGDATAEQTDVEGFEVLEPVSDGFRNYQKAEYSISPEEMLVDKAQLLGLTAPEMTVLLGGMRVLGTNHGGTKHGVFTDRAGQLTNDFFVNLLDMGIEWKPAGFNQYEGRDRKTGEVVRTASRFDLVFGSNSILRALAEVYAQDDNKEKFVNDFVAAWVKVMDADRFDVNQ; this comes from the coding sequence ATGGAAACAAATAACAGCCAAGATCAAAAAAGCCATACAGCTGCAGGCCAGTGCCCATTCACTGGTGCTCAGGGAGGTCACGCAGACAGTGCAATCACGACTTCCAGAAAGCCTGGAGGTACAACAAATAAAGACTGGTGGCCGAACATGCTTAACCTTGGCATCCTTCGCCAGCATGATAAAAAATCTAATCCGTTCGGAGAGGATTTTAATTATAAAGAAGAGTTCTCAAAACTCGACTATGACGCTTTAAAGCAAGATCTTCATAATCTGATGACAGACAGCCAGGACTGGTGGCCTGCTGATTATGGTCACTACGGTCCGTTCTTCATCCGGATGTCCTGGCACGCAGCCGGTACGTACCGGACAGCTGACGGCCGCGGAGGCGGTGCTTTTGGTTCGCAGCGTTTCGCTCCTCTGAACAGTTGGCCTGATAACGTGAATCTGGATAAAGCCCGCCGCCTTCTGTGGCCGATCAAACAGAAGTACGGGAACAAAATTTCCTGGGCAGATTTGCTTGTACTAACCGGAAATGTTGCGCTTGAGTCAATGGGACTTAAAACCTTTGGATTTGGTGCCGGCCGTGAGGACATCTGGCATCCGGAAGAAGACGTATACTGGGGAAATGAAAAGGAATGGCTGGCTGACAACCGCTATTCAGGTGACCGGGAGCTTGAAAATCCTCTTGCAGCCGTTCAGATGGGACTTATCTATGTAAACCCTGAAGGCCCGAACGGAAAACCGGATCCTATGGGAAGTGCCCGTGACATTCGCGATACATTCTACCGCATGGGTATGAATGATGAAGAAACGGTTGCCTTGATTGCAGGCGGACATACATTCGGTAAAGCTCACGGCGCTGGCGATCCGTCACTTGTCGGGGATGATCCTGAAGCAGCAACACTGGAAACTCAGGGCTTCGGCTGGCTGAGCAAGCACGGTAAAGGGAAAGGCCGCGATACAATCTCAAGCGGAGTTGAGGGCGCCTGGACTGCTAACCCTACGAAATGGGACAACGGTTATTTCGAGCAGCTGTTAGGCTATGAGTGGAAGCTGACTAAGAGTCCGGCCGGCGCTTATCAGTGGGAGGCAGTGGATCTTCCTGAAAGTCACATGGCACCTGATGCGGAAGATGAATCCATCAAAGTGAAAACAATGATGACAACAGCTGATATGGCACTGCGCACAGATCCGGACTACGAGAAAATTTCACGCCGTTTTTATGAAAATCCGGAAGAATTTGAAGATGCATTTTCACGTGCATGGTTCAAGCTTCTTCACCGTGACATGGGGCCGAAAGTTCGCTACTGGGGTCCGGAAGTGCCGCAGGAAGATCTTATTTGGCAGGATCCAATTCCGGCAGCTGACTACACATTGTCTGACGCTGAAATTTTAGATTTAAAAGAAAAAATTTTAAACTCCGGTCTTTCCGTGAGTGAGCTTGTTAAAACAGCTTGGGCTTCTGCAAGCACGTACCGCGGTTCGGATATGCGCGGCGGTGCGAACGGTGCGCGTGTGCGCCTCGCTCCTCAAAAGGACTGGGAAGCAAATGAGCCTGCTGAACTGACAAGAGCTCTTGATGCGTATGAAAGCCTCCAAAGCCAGCTTGACAAAAAAGTCAGCCTTGCTGACCTGATCGTTCTTGGCGGAAGTGCGGCAATCGAAAAGGCAGCGAAGGATGCAGGCTTTGATGTAGTCGTACCATTTACACCAGGCCGCGGCGACGCAACAGCAGAACAAACAGACGTTGAAGGCTTTGAAGTGCTTGAGCCGGTATCGGATGGCTTCCGCAACTATCAGAAAGCGGAATACTCCATCAGCCCTGAAGAAATGCTTGTTGATAAAGCACAGCTTCTTGGACTGACTGCACCGGAAATGACGGTTCTTCTTGGCGGAATGCGTGTGCTTGGGACAAACCATGGCGGCACAAAGCATGGCGTGTTCACAGATCGCGCGGGTCAATTAACAAATGACTTTTTCGTTAATCTTTTAGACATGGGCATTGAATGGAAACCGGCCGGATTTAACCAATATGAAGGCCGTGACCGCAAAACAGGTGAAGTGGTGCGCACTGCCTCCCGCTTTGACCTTGTCTTTGGCTCCAACTCCATCCTCCGTGCACTTGCGGAAGTGTATGCACAAGATGACAACAAAGAGAAATTCGTGAATGACTTTGTTGCTGCATGGGTGAAGGTAATGGATGCTGATCGATTTGATGTAAACCAATAA
- a CDS encoding zinc-dependent alcohol dehydrogenase: MKAVTFQGAKEMEVKEVPDAVLQKNDDIIVRITSTAICGSDLHIYQGALPAEKDYVVGHEPMGIVEEVGPEVTKVKKGDRVVIPFNISCGECYYCKHELESQCDNSNGNPEIDTGGYFGFTERYGNHPGGQAEYLRVPFGNFMPFVIPESVELEDEALLFMSDVLPTAYWSIENAGVKADDTVVVLGCGPVGLMAQKFAWMKGAKRVIAVDNLPYRLEKAKRMNNVEILNFDDFKDTGSHIKELTSGGADAVIDCVGMDGKKSALEEIGQKLKLQGGTLSPFEIAMNAVRKFGTIQLTGVYGSKYNMFPLGNIFERNINLKMGQAPVIHYMPMLFDMIASGKLDPTEIVSHKVPLSKASEAYKIFNDHEDECVKVVLKP, encoded by the coding sequence ATGAAAGCTGTAACGTTTCAGGGTGCAAAGGAAATGGAAGTGAAGGAAGTTCCGGATGCGGTTCTTCAGAAAAATGATGATATCATTGTCCGCATTACATCAACTGCCATTTGCGGTTCGGATCTGCATATCTATCAGGGCGCACTCCCCGCTGAGAAAGATTATGTCGTTGGGCATGAGCCTATGGGGATTGTCGAAGAGGTCGGACCCGAAGTAACAAAGGTTAAAAAGGGAGACCGGGTCGTTATTCCTTTTAACATTTCCTGCGGAGAATGCTACTACTGTAAACACGAACTCGAAAGCCAGTGTGACAATTCCAATGGAAATCCTGAAATCGATACAGGCGGGTACTTTGGATTCACCGAACGTTATGGAAATCATCCCGGAGGTCAGGCTGAGTATTTGAGAGTTCCTTTCGGAAACTTTATGCCGTTTGTCATTCCTGAATCGGTTGAACTTGAGGATGAAGCTCTCCTGTTTATGTCTGATGTCCTTCCAACAGCCTACTGGAGTATTGAGAACGCCGGGGTAAAGGCTGACGATACCGTAGTTGTCCTCGGATGCGGTCCGGTCGGACTCATGGCGCAGAAGTTCGCCTGGATGAAAGGCGCCAAACGGGTTATCGCTGTAGATAATCTGCCGTACAGGCTTGAGAAAGCAAAACGAATGAACAATGTTGAAATACTTAATTTTGATGATTTTAAAGACACGGGTTCCCACATAAAAGAACTGACAAGCGGAGGCGCTGATGCTGTGATCGACTGTGTCGGAATGGACGGCAAAAAATCAGCTCTTGAGGAAATCGGCCAAAAGCTGAAGCTTCAGGGCGGAACGTTAAGTCCTTTTGAAATCGCCATGAACGCCGTCAGGAAGTTTGGAACCATTCAGCTTACCGGTGTATATGGTTCAAAATACAATATGTTCCCTCTGGGAAATATCTTTGAACGCAACATCAATTTAAAAATGGGACAAGCACCGGTCATTCATTACATGCCAATGCTTTTTGATATGATCGCATCAGGGAAGCTTGACCCGACCGAAATCGTTTCACATAAGGTGCCTTTAAGCAAAGCCAGTGAAGCTTACAAAATCTTTAATGATCATGAAGATGAATGTGTGAAGGTTGTATTGAAGCCTTAA
- a CDS encoding spore coat protein has translation MTQQINGDPNENMQTGMVPPQQNHGGHEMFDVSEILSGAVNALNLYVLLKPHVKDPELLDLMNRQEQFMMTEYNTIVECFQTGVKPSVSTEVYNMKQKNDFVYGLKQTPPVKPIGMPGEITDQVISSLMLNMVKSNASLKGMATTEVTNPTVRRVLADTIPNCIEMAYEISIYQNKHHYYQVPQLPEGDMQQMVNAFAPVQKKQH, from the coding sequence ATGACTCAGCAAATCAATGGAGATCCAAACGAAAATATGCAGACAGGCATGGTTCCGCCGCAGCAAAATCACGGCGGGCATGAAATGTTCGATGTATCAGAAATTTTGTCGGGAGCGGTCAATGCTTTAAATCTTTATGTCCTTTTAAAACCGCATGTCAAAGACCCTGAACTGCTTGATCTGATGAACAGACAGGAGCAATTTATGATGACGGAATATAACACGATTGTAGAATGCTTTCAGACAGGAGTAAAACCCTCTGTCTCTACAGAAGTCTACAACATGAAACAGAAAAATGATTTTGTATACGGCCTGAAACAAACTCCGCCAGTGAAGCCAATCGGGATGCCGGGTGAGATAACGGATCAGGTTATTTCAAGCCTGATGCTGAACATGGTGAAATCAAATGCATCCCTTAAAGGAATGGCAACTACGGAGGTAACCAACCCGACAGTCAGGCGAGTGCTGGCAGATACCATTCCAAACTGTATTGAGATGGCCTATGAGATCTCGATTTATCAGAACAAGCATCACTATTATCAGGTGCCGCAACTTCCCGAAGGGGACATGCAGCAGATGGTAAATGCTTTTGCTCCTGTTCAAAAGAAGCAGCATTAA
- a CDS encoding Ger(x)C family spore germination protein produces the protein MNAFKAAVLVSLMLITGGCVPTSKVLEDVQLIQAVGYDYIGEDEFQVTDGATYTPPGVQSEPENVVLTAVGKTSKSIRQKIQAQSTRPVEVGRVGIIIFDQEIAKYGIGPIVDNLQRDPNIGRDISLCVSEGKAFEILASDIKQEESVSRYVTDIVSQNMDRTIPSMNLHHFLFQYRGDGFDPFLPLIENKNQAVEVLGVALLKGDKLAGKLDLQESYMMKVLYEKTNKGIIEVDSKKKNPVSIQNLSSKASFRPRKEMTGYTMSVSVKMDGRVMEAGGLDLTKQTNIKKLEKKTEKMLEEEMLSLLKKLQELDVDPLGIKEQFRQEGYKDWKKLGQKVQFNVHADVRLIQAGIME, from the coding sequence TTGAATGCATTTAAAGCGGCCGTACTTGTTTCTCTCATGCTGATTACGGGGGGCTGCGTGCCTACTTCAAAAGTTCTCGAAGACGTGCAGCTTATTCAGGCGGTCGGATACGATTATATCGGAGAAGATGAATTCCAGGTAACAGACGGCGCAACCTATACACCGCCGGGAGTTCAGTCAGAGCCGGAAAATGTTGTGCTTACCGCCGTTGGGAAAACAAGCAAAAGCATCAGGCAGAAAATCCAGGCTCAGTCCACAAGGCCGGTAGAAGTCGGACGGGTGGGCATCATTATTTTTGATCAGGAAATAGCGAAATACGGTATCGGGCCAATTGTCGATAACCTCCAGCGGGATCCGAATATCGGGAGAGATATCAGCCTTTGTGTTTCTGAAGGAAAGGCCTTTGAGATTCTTGCTTCAGATATTAAGCAGGAAGAATCTGTGTCTCGATATGTGACAGATATTGTCTCGCAGAATATGGACCGCACAATCCCAAGCATGAACCTGCATCATTTCCTTTTTCAATACAGGGGAGATGGCTTCGATCCGTTCCTTCCGTTAATTGAAAATAAAAACCAGGCAGTCGAGGTTCTGGGTGTTGCCCTATTAAAGGGGGATAAGCTTGCGGGCAAGCTGGATCTGCAGGAAAGCTACATGATGAAAGTCCTTTATGAAAAAACGAATAAAGGCATTATCGAAGTGGATTCGAAAAAAAAGAACCCGGTCAGCATTCAAAATCTCTCCTCAAAAGCTTCGTTCCGTCCGCGAAAAGAGATGACGGGATACACGATGTCAGTCTCAGTCAAAATGGACGGGCGGGTGATGGAAGCCGGAGGGCTTGATTTAACAAAACAGACAAACATAAAAAAACTTGAAAAGAAAACAGAAAAAATGCTCGAGGAGGAAATGCTTTCTCTGCTCAAAAAACTTCAGGAGCTTGATGTCGACCCTCTTGGAATAAAAGAACAGTTCCGCCAGGAGGGATACAAGGACTGGAAAAAGCTTGGTCAAAAAGTGCAATTTAACGTGCATGCAGATGTACGTCTGATCCAGGCAGGAATCATGGAATGA